The segment CCGGAGTAGCTGAACTCGCAGGGCGCGTACGCTGGAAGCGTTTTTGCGAATGGGTGTAGCGTTGTGTCTTCGGAGTTCGTGCCCAGGCCCGGGATCAGGAGCAACTTCTTTGGGGCGTTTGCTGGCGAGTACACGGGCCACTTCAATGGATTGAGTGGCGCCACTCGCTGTCGCTCGGCATCGAGCGCACTTTCGATCAGGTAGCCAGCGTAGCGCTTAGTGCGACGCGCCGCGCGGTCTCGGTCGTCCAACTAACACCTCTGTCACGTGGGTTTTGGGAAGACGCGGGCCATAACGTCTTCCCAAATGATTGACTAGTGACTGTTTCCGAGCGCAGCCTGAAATTCCTCCTGAACTTGAGGCTCTAAGTCCTGGAGGACATCTTTCAGCACCCATTTGACGCCACACGATTCACAACGAAGCACCGGTAATCGGCGCAGCGCAACGGTGACGGGGCGTTCGTCGTACTGACGAACAATGCGAAACTCGACGTGTTCACGGAGGAGGTTCCCATCGCACACACGACATGGACCTTGGTAGTCTGGGAACTCCGTTTGCTCTGCCACGTCGATCGTTAGAACGGCCGGTTTGCGGGCCATGCGATCTCCTTCAAACTGGATCCTTCCGGGATGGACCGACTCAATCGTCGGTACGGCATCCATGGCCCAACTTTCAGATTACCATAACAGAGCAACTCCTTCACTCGGTTGTTCGGTCGAGCCTATGCAACTCGGATCGCCTAGTCAAGCAACGCTCAGTATTTTCGGGCTCCTCGCGAGGGTTATTTGGTGGCTTCGATCGCTCTACTTCACCACGCGGATGGTTCGTGGAGGGCACCGTCGCGCGGATGGCTTGAGCAAGCGCTCTTGACGATCAAGTCCATCGGCGAAGCTCGGCGTTCAACAGGCTCTGTTCTACGACCGCGACGCTTCACCGGACCGTCTCCAGGATTGTGTGGGCCCTGGATTTCGTTGCAGTCGAAGCGGCTCTCCGACAACCTTCACCACGACATTTCCGCGCGTCGATCCCTTCGAAGACTCCGCTCAACCTGTCCCCAGGTTTTTTCATCATCACATGGCCTTGACGGATCGGCGTACACGCGTCCAATGTACGACGCGTACCGGCTGACGTGTATCGTCGACGCCAACGCGAACATTCCGATGCCGCTTTCCTTTGCGCGTTCAAAGAGTACGTCGCCGATTGCTTGTCGCAAGTGAGCATCCGAAGTATTGGCGACCGACTTCGGGACTGGTGCGTAACGTCCACCCTGATCGGCTGTCTTTTCCAAGTGACATGATGCGCAAAGCGGCTGAAGGTTCTTGGCGTCGTCCCCTCCACCGGGAACGATGTGATCAACGTCGGTTGCTGGCCTTCCGCACACGACGCAGGAGCTCCCCTTGGAGGTGAAGACTTCCGTCCGTTGCTCCCGCGTCAGATGCGGTTGATAGAACTTGCCAACAAGAAGATCTGACTCACGACGCCAGAGTACTGTCCGAACATCCTCGCCATCCGGCACGCGGAGATGCCGGCCTTCCTGCTCCACCCGCCGCCGGTAACGGACGAGGCGCGCAACCTCGCCACAGTAGTCAGAGCACCAGACCAAACGCTGACTGCGCTTGCGCTCTGGCCACTCAACGACACCAAGGCAGTCCGGTGCCTCGAACGCTGCATTACCGAGTTCATCGATCAGCGCAGCACAAGGCCAGCCATCGTCTGCCGGCTCCAGCTCCAGACGATGCAATGCTTCGCCACCAACCAGCACAAAATCACCGAGCATCAAGCCTAGTCTACTTGACGACGCGAAGCGCTCGGCGCGGTCGGCGGGGCTGAGCCTGTCGGCGCTGATTGCTTGCGCCCGCACTCTTAACGATCAGATCCATTGGCGAAGCCCGTCGCTCGATGAGGCTTTGTTGAACGTTCGCCATCGCGACGTAGCGACGGACCATCTCAAGCGAGGTGTGGCCGAGGATCTGCTGCAGCCGGAGAGGATCCCCGACTTCCTTCACCAGGTAATTCGTCGCGAACGTGTGCCGTAGCAGATGCAGGTGGACGCGGCGCACGTCGGCGCGTTGGCCGGCCCGAAGGACCATGTGAGTGAGGGCGTTGACGGTCAAGCGTTGACCGTTGCTATCGAGGAACAGGTGCGGGCTCTCTCCATTTGCAAACTGCTCTCTGAAGCGATCGCGCCAACGCAGCAGCGCGTCCTGGCAGCTCTGACCTATGGGAACCAGCCGCTCCTTGTTGCCCTTGCCGAGCACTTTGAGGTAGCCGGCGTCCAGATGAGCGTCCTCAGTCTTGAGGTCGCAGAGCTCCGAAGCACGCAAGCCGCAGTCGAGAAGCGTCCAGACCATCGCGTAGCCTCTGGCACCGAAAGGCTCGTCTCTATCGAAGACGGCAACGAGGCGCTTCACCTCTTCGTCGGAAAGAGGCTCTGTGACCTTCTGCTGGAACTTCGGCGGCTTGAGCGCCTTCAGGACGTTCGTGTCGGTGAAGCCATCTTCGTGGAGCCACGTGGCGAAGGCACGGAGACCACGGGCGAAGCTGTGGATGTAGGACGAAGACAGACCGCCTTGCTTGTCGAGGACCTTGGGATTGTTGTCCCAACGAGTTGTGCGCTCCTGCAGTTCGGCGATGTAGGCGCGGACGTTGGGGATCGTGACGTCGGCGAGGCAAGCGTCGGGGCCGAGCCAGCGCTCGAAGAGTTCCAGCTTCTGCTCGTACCAGCTGACGGTGGCGGGCGACTTGCCCGTCGTCTTGTTGTAGACGGCGAACTGCTCCCGGAGCTTGCTGAAGGGCGTGTTGTTTTTGTTCATAGCGGACCAGCGAGTCTTCTTGGGCATGATGGGGCGTGTCTCCTCTCGGCGTACGCGACTGTCCGTCACGGGCCGACCATGAGACTCGCTCTGACCACGAGACACGACGAAAAAGTCTCATGGCCGCGAAACTCGCTGTATCGCGCTAACGAGGCGCTTCTTGCCGAAAACAGATTCAGAAGTTGGGAGTGGCACCCCCGGCAGGATTCGAACCTGCGACCATCGGATTAGAAGTCCGGTGCTCTGTCCACTGAGCTACGGGGGCATATTGACGAGATCCACAACAGTGAGCGCGCCCTACGCCGCCGCTCTCCGCACCGTCTGCACTTTGTGGAAGCGCGCGCCGCCCCGTCCCCCCACCTTGATCCCCACGATCTCCGTGTCCGATAGATCAGGGCTCGTCGTCAGGTAGCGCTGCACCATACGCCCCACCGGCTGCGACGCTACCACCGCCAGCATCGACGCCAGGATCACGTTCGGAAACCGCTCCGTGCGCCGGCCTGACCCCAACGTCCACATCGAAGCCAGGCCCGCCAGCGCCGCCGTCACCGCGATGTTCGTCCCGCACA is part of the Dehalococcoidia bacterium genome and harbors:
- a CDS encoding tyrosine-type recombinase/integrase produces the protein MPKKTRWSAMNKNNTPFSKLREQFAVYNKTTGKSPATVSWYEQKLELFERWLGPDACLADVTIPNVRAYIAELQERTTRWDNNPKVLDKQGGLSSSYIHSFARGLRAFATWLHEDGFTDTNVLKALKPPKFQQKVTEPLSDEEVKRLVAVFDRDEPFGARGYAMVWTLLDCGLRASELCDLKTEDAHLDAGYLKVLGKGNKERLVPIGQSCQDALLRWRDRFREQFANGESPHLFLDSNGQRLTVNALTHMVLRAGQRADVRRVHLHLLRHTFATNYLVKEVGDPLRLQQILGHTSLEMVRRYVAMANVQQSLIERRASPMDLIVKSAGASNQRRQAQPRRPRRALRVVK
- a CDS encoding DUF6391 domain-containing protein, giving the protein MLGHLIGTVKRNHALEHATIAVLLTRIGRDIRVIGRATRDGYYLYADVPTEMLDECTHEALHRLKSGEGYLAVSPLCGTNIAVTAALAGLASMWTLGSGRRTERFPNVILASMLAVVASQPVGRMVQRYLTTSPDLSDTEIVGIKVGGRGGARFHKVQTVRRAAA